One stretch of Hemibagrus wyckioides isolate EC202008001 linkage group LG01, SWU_Hwy_1.0, whole genome shotgun sequence DNA includes these proteins:
- the LOC131361324 gene encoding ictacalcin-like gives MSQLQKGMAMLIATFHKYSGKEGDKLTLSKGELKDLLNNEMGEMFAKCTDQAKLEKMFKDLDANADGKVDFQEYITLVACITTLCNEFFSQK, from the exons ATGTCCCAGCTCCAGAAAGGAATGGCAATGCTCATCGCTACCTTTCATAAATACTCCGGCAAGGAGGGAGACAAATTAACTCTTTCCAAGGGAGAGCTAAAAGATCTGCTTAACAACGAGATGGGTGAAATGTTTGCG AAGTGCACAGATCAAGCGAAACTGGAAAAGATGTTTAAGGACCTAGACGCTAATGCTGATGGTAAAGTGGACTTTCAAGAGTATATCACCCTTGTGGCCTGCATTACCACGTTGTGCAACGAGTTCTTCTCACAGAAGTAA